The following proteins come from a genomic window of Pseudomonas sp. J452:
- a CDS encoding class I SAM-dependent methyltransferase codes for MHTEALHTLHQHLNAALACAPDEARRLFHGRGRCWPGLEHVTVDWLQGVVLVALFREPATDELNALNSMLLSLSASPQWLASGAQALLLQHRYRPDSASEWLCGEPVEHWLVSENGLQFKLDLGRKQNTGLFLDMRHGRRWVQQQAHGQRVLNLFAYTCGFSVAAIAGGAEHVVNLDMAKAALSRGRENHRLNQHDLSRVSFLGHDLFKSWGKLKREGPYDLIIIDPPSFQKGSFVLTQDYQKVLRRLPDLLTEQGTVLACMNDPAIGVDFLLAGFASEAPDLLFVQRLDNPPEFADSQPEGGLKALVFKQRQASSSV; via the coding sequence ATGCACACCGAAGCCCTGCACACCCTGCACCAGCATCTGAACGCCGCCTTGGCCTGCGCCCCCGATGAGGCCCGCCGCCTGTTCCACGGTCGTGGCCGCTGCTGGCCGGGGCTGGAGCATGTGACGGTGGACTGGTTGCAAGGCGTGGTGCTGGTGGCGCTGTTCCGTGAGCCGGCTACCGATGAGCTGAACGCCCTGAACAGCATGCTGCTAAGCCTCAGCGCATCGCCGCAATGGCTGGCCAGTGGCGCCCAGGCCCTGCTGCTGCAACACCGCTACCGGCCGGACAGCGCCAGCGAGTGGCTATGCGGCGAGCCGGTCGAGCACTGGCTGGTCAGCGAGAATGGCCTGCAGTTCAAGCTGGACCTGGGCCGCAAGCAGAATACCGGGCTGTTTCTCGACATGCGCCACGGCCGGCGCTGGGTGCAGCAACAGGCGCACGGCCAGCGCGTGCTGAACCTGTTCGCCTACACCTGCGGTTTTTCGGTGGCGGCCATCGCCGGGGGCGCCGAGCATGTGGTCAACCTGGACATGGCCAAGGCCGCCCTGAGCCGCGGTCGCGAGAATCACCGTTTGAATCAGCATGACCTGAGCCGGGTCAGCTTCCTCGGCCATGACCTGTTCAAGTCCTGGGGCAAGCTCAAGCGCGAAGGGCCCTACGACCTGATCATCATCGACCCGCCATCGTTCCAGAAAGGCAGCTTCGTGCTGACCCAGGACTACCAGAAAGTCCTGCGCCGTCTGCCCGACCTGCTCACCGAGCAAGGCACGGTGCTGGCCTGCATGAACGACCCCGCGATTGGCGTGGACTTCCTGCTTGCGGGCTTCGCCAGCGAGGCGCCCGACCTGCTGTTCGTGCAGCGCCTGGACAATCCGCCGGAGTTCGCCGACAGCCAGCCAGAAGGTGGCCTGAAGGCGCTGGTGTTCAAGCAGCGCCAGGCCTCCTCATCCGTGTAG
- a CDS encoding diguanylate cyclase translates to MQPLSSIRASESANDELFDGLVRLARQHVGVLSALVIAGAEDQPRIRTCAGAALGNAVSHFEAPWRCADALLVVADIQCDERLRDLDLLAAAPHVRFLAACPLRAPAGEVLGILYLLHDQPRELDTAQQQVLHQLAQLAAQLLTREAADAQRQRELDLLHENERRMALAIAGSGTGIWDRNVASGEIHYSTGWKALLGYAEHEVGNRIEESYTRVHPADLAYVQASIQAHFEQHTETYEVEHRLLCRNGSYKWVCSRGKVVERDSAGQPLRMIGTTTDISAMRTLSEQVQQTATLMTDLTNEIPGMAFQYQRQADGRSFFTYASGGVRAIYGLTAEQLLENPDLLHEIIHPDDRAVYLSSLAISATDLTPWHLEYRVQLPQQGTYWRQGDACPRQLEDGSVLWHGFIADITAHKLIEAELQEFATTDFLTQLRNRRSFMLQLETELSRVQRTAGHCATLLMFDLDHFKDINDRWGHFVGDQALRHFAAILGAQLRKTDAAGRMGGEEFAVLLSDTDIAQAMNFGERIRNELTRTPLVHDGEQIPLAVSVGIAAIHAGDLSPEAVLSRSDIALYRAKRSGRNRIECHSEVAH, encoded by the coding sequence ATGCAGCCATTGAGTTCTATCAGGGCGTCAGAAAGCGCCAACGATGAGCTGTTCGATGGCCTGGTCCGTCTGGCCAGGCAACATGTCGGTGTGCTGTCGGCGCTGGTGATTGCAGGCGCCGAGGATCAGCCACGGATACGCACCTGCGCGGGTGCTGCTCTCGGCAATGCCGTCAGTCATTTCGAAGCCCCCTGGCGCTGCGCCGATGCGCTGTTGGTGGTAGCCGATATCCAGTGCGATGAACGCTTGCGCGATCTCGACCTGCTCGCCGCGGCACCCCATGTACGTTTTCTGGCGGCCTGCCCACTGCGGGCACCGGCCGGTGAAGTGCTCGGCATCCTCTATCTGCTGCACGACCAACCCCGCGAGCTGGACACCGCCCAGCAACAGGTGCTGCACCAGCTTGCCCAGCTGGCCGCGCAGCTGCTCACCCGCGAGGCTGCCGATGCGCAGCGGCAACGGGAGCTGGACCTGCTGCACGAGAACGAACGACGCATGGCGCTGGCCATTGCCGGCAGCGGCACCGGGATCTGGGACCGCAATGTGGCCAGCGGGGAGATTCACTACTCCACCGGCTGGAAAGCCTTGCTGGGGTATGCCGAGCACGAAGTCGGCAACCGCATCGAGGAAAGCTACACACGCGTCCACCCCGCCGACCTGGCCTATGTCCAGGCGAGCATCCAGGCGCATTTCGAACAGCACACCGAGACCTACGAAGTCGAGCATCGCCTGCTGTGCCGTAACGGCAGCTACAAATGGGTCTGCAGCCGCGGCAAGGTGGTCGAGCGCGATAGTGCCGGCCAACCATTGCGCATGATCGGCACGACCACGGACATCAGCGCCATGCGCACCCTGTCGGAACAGGTGCAGCAGACCGCCACACTGATGACCGACCTGACCAACGAAATCCCCGGCATGGCCTTCCAGTATCAGCGCCAGGCGGACGGCAGGTCCTTCTTTACCTATGCCAGCGGCGGGGTGCGCGCGATCTACGGGCTCACGGCCGAACAACTGCTGGAAAACCCGGACCTGCTGCACGAGATCATTCACCCGGACGATCGGGCCGTTTACCTCTCCTCCCTCGCCATATCCGCAACAGACCTGACGCCCTGGCACCTGGAGTACCGGGTGCAGTTGCCGCAACAAGGCACCTACTGGCGCCAGGGCGATGCCTGCCCCAGGCAGTTGGAAGATGGCAGCGTGCTGTGGCATGGCTTCATTGCCGATATCACCGCGCACAAGCTGATCGAAGCCGAGCTGCAGGAGTTCGCCACCACGGACTTCCTGACCCAGCTGCGCAACCGCCGCAGCTTCATGCTGCAACTCGAAACCGAGCTGTCGCGGGTGCAGCGAACCGCCGGACACTGCGCCACGCTGCTGATGTTCGACCTCGATCACTTCAAGGACATCAATGATCGCTGGGGCCACTTCGTCGGCGACCAGGCCCTGCGCCATTTCGCGGCAATCCTCGGCGCGCAGCTGCGCAAGACCGATGCCGCCGGACGGATGGGCGGCGAAGAGTTCGCCGTGCTGCTGAGCGATACCGATATCGCCCAGGCCATGAATTTCGGCGAGCGTATTCGCAACGAATTAACCAGAACACCCCTGGTTCATGACGGTGAACAGATCCCCCTGGCGGTCAGCGTCGGCATTGCCGCCATTCACGCCGGCGACCTGAGCCCCGAGGCCGTGCTGTCGCGTAGTGACATAGCGCTTTACCGCGCCAAGCGCAGCGGCCGCAACCGCATCGAATGCCACTCGGAAGTGGCGCACTAG
- a CDS encoding FAD-binding oxidoreductase gives MNAATQPVIPAAERCKSYYTATLNEETDYPTLQGQVSVDVVIIGGGFTGVASAVELAERGLKVAIVESHKIGWGATGRNGGQVTGSLSGDAAMTKQMRNKLGDEVDDFIWHLRWRGHEIIKSRVEKYGIQCDLRHGHLHAAMKPVHMSELESTYAEAQRRGMGDEVTLLDREGVRSHLGSDLYMGALKNTRNMHLHPLNLCIGEAKAAASLGALIFEHSEVLEIVHGANPAVITAQGRIDAKQVLLAGDVYHKLEPKQLKGKIFPAMGGIVTTKPLGELAKQLNPQNLAVYDCRFVLDYYRMTADGRLLFGGGANYSGRDSRDIAGELRPCIERTFPQLKGVDIEFQWSCAMGIVMNRIPQLGKLSDNVWYCQGYSGHGIATTHIMGEIMAKALTGSLGQFDTFASCKHIKVPLGDVFGNPMLAVGMWYYGLLEKLR, from the coding sequence ATGAACGCCGCCACCCAGCCCGTGATCCCCGCCGCCGAGCGCTGCAAGTCGTACTACACCGCCACCCTCAACGAGGAGACCGACTATCCGACCCTGCAGGGCCAGGTCAGCGTCGACGTGGTGATCATCGGCGGCGGCTTCACCGGTGTGGCCAGTGCGGTGGAGCTGGCCGAGCGCGGCCTCAAGGTGGCCATCGTCGAGTCGCACAAGATCGGCTGGGGCGCCACCGGACGCAATGGCGGCCAGGTCACCGGCAGCCTGTCAGGCGATGCGGCGATGACCAAGCAGATGCGCAATAAGCTCGGCGACGAAGTCGACGACTTCATCTGGCACCTGCGCTGGCGCGGTCACGAAATCATCAAGAGCCGGGTCGAGAAGTACGGCATCCAGTGCGACCTGCGCCACGGTCACCTGCATGCGGCGATGAAGCCGGTGCACATGAGCGAGCTGGAAAGCACCTACGCCGAGGCCCAGCGCCGCGGCATGGGTGATGAAGTGACCCTGCTGGATCGCGAGGGCGTGCGTTCCCACTTGGGCAGCGATCTCTATATGGGCGCACTGAAGAACACCCGCAACATGCACCTGCACCCCTTGAATCTGTGCATCGGTGAGGCCAAGGCTGCCGCCAGCCTGGGCGCGCTGATCTTCGAACATTCCGAGGTGCTGGAAATCGTCCACGGCGCCAATCCGGCGGTGATCACCGCCCAGGGCCGCATCGACGCCAAGCAGGTGCTGCTGGCCGGCGACGTGTACCACAAGCTGGAACCCAAACAGCTCAAGGGCAAGATCTTCCCGGCCATGGGCGGCATCGTCACCACCAAGCCGCTGGGCGAGCTGGCCAAGCAGCTCAACCCGCAGAACCTGGCCGTGTACGACTGCCGCTTCGTGCTGGATTACTACCGCATGACCGCCGACGGCCGCCTGCTGTTCGGCGGTGGCGCCAACTATTCCGGGCGCGACTCACGCGATATCGCCGGCGAGCTGCGCCCGTGCATCGAGCGGACCTTCCCGCAGCTCAAGGGCGTCGACATCGAGTTCCAGTGGAGCTGCGCTATGGGCATCGTGATGAACCGCATCCCGCAGCTGGGCAAGCTGTCGGACAACGTCTGGTACTGCCAGGGCTACTCCGGCCACGGCATCGCCACCACCCACATCATGGGCGAGATCATGGCCAAGGCCCTGACCGGCAGCCTCGGCCAGTTCGACACCTTCGCCAGCTGCAAGCACATCAAGGTGCCGCTCGGTGACGTGTTCGGCAACCCGATGCTGGCCGTGGGCATGTGGTACTACGGGCTGCTGGAAAAGCTGCGCTAA
- a CDS encoding LuxR C-terminal-related transcriptional regulator, with the protein MAPGSRPATRAADLPRLPPVHLPRTRLRDALLQADCRLRLLCAPAGSGKSVLLGECALQCPADARLVHLDLRGQAIGAATFLQRLGDALGLPFADAESIDQHLQELQQPLWLMLDDYPRFPDAALDQALNQLILEAPARVLWWVASRRRPKVQLARLLLDGELFELGSAELAFSEAEVSELLQLLGHQWPRPQARQLLEQTRGWCAGLRLRLLGCKPGQGLQAEAGIGLQLDYLKREVLDELPSDWQLALFTLAQFPSFDRELCEQLLGVGEGMQLLAQLRDCGLFIETVAADERLLRVQPTLAPLLAGQLPGSMSKALFRKACQWYASREEIRPALEYALKADQQEVAASLMQHYTEDRLLRGRDLALLLEWCRELPPALRSSTPRLALLNAWALLLSGHLDEGELYIAALERFLPQPSASRQQELIAQWKALSGKLAFHRGDAERARTLVAEASVELPERAWSQRLLCHLLQIEQALIDGDLEQAQVLNRAATKQAREHASLAFESLMALEHAKLLEIRGELLRAESLLSRLHTELSQAWGEEPSPMRGRGQLLRAGLLLQRGSYQEAEAVFKAGVQECQVCADPAAVWGLLGLAELDALHGDSAGAFARIADVERLMQYGHINAQLYQGLLLATRARLWLAQGRHAQAEKALRALLAGLPALPPFGAPELNVRLRLLLAQAQLASGEVGEALDSLTTMHAQALAEGRRPLTCEIGFSLAEGLYAWNKPAQAKQALLDALAMARQMGLASVERAFSQRSPALMRWAGKAGSAGEESEPAALLSRRELDVLRLIAQGLSNQQIAESLFISLHTVKTHAQRINFKLGVERRTQAVVRAKELGLTD; encoded by the coding sequence ATGGCACCAGGATCACGCCCTGCAACCAGGGCAGCCGATCTGCCCCGGCTACCCCCCGTCCACCTGCCGCGTACGCGCCTGCGTGACGCCCTGCTGCAGGCCGATTGCCGCCTGCGCCTGCTCTGTGCGCCGGCCGGCAGCGGCAAGAGCGTGCTGCTCGGCGAATGTGCCCTGCAGTGTCCGGCCGATGCCCGTCTCGTCCACCTCGACTTGCGCGGCCAGGCCATAGGTGCAGCCACTTTTTTGCAGCGTCTGGGCGACGCCCTCGGTCTGCCGTTCGCCGATGCGGAAAGCATTGACCAGCACCTGCAGGAACTGCAGCAGCCGCTGTGGCTGATGCTCGACGATTACCCGCGCTTCCCCGATGCGGCGCTGGACCAGGCGTTGAACCAGCTGATTCTCGAAGCGCCAGCGCGAGTGCTCTGGTGGGTCGCCAGCCGGCGCCGGCCGAAGGTGCAGTTAGCCCGACTGCTGCTGGACGGCGAGCTGTTCGAGCTGGGCAGCGCTGAGCTGGCCTTCAGTGAGGCCGAAGTGAGTGAGTTGCTGCAGCTGCTCGGCCATCAGTGGCCGCGGCCGCAGGCGCGCCAGTTGCTGGAGCAGACGCGTGGCTGGTGCGCCGGCCTGCGCCTGCGCCTGCTCGGCTGCAAGCCGGGTCAAGGGCTGCAGGCCGAAGCTGGAATAGGCTTGCAGCTGGACTACCTGAAACGTGAGGTGCTGGACGAGCTGCCCAGTGATTGGCAACTGGCGCTCTTCACCCTGGCCCAGTTTCCCAGCTTCGACCGCGAGCTGTGCGAGCAACTGCTCGGCGTTGGCGAAGGCATGCAGCTGCTGGCCCAGCTGCGCGACTGTGGTCTGTTCATCGAGACGGTTGCTGCGGACGAACGCCTGCTGCGCGTACAACCGACGCTGGCGCCGCTGCTTGCCGGACAACTGCCCGGCAGCATGAGCAAGGCCCTGTTTCGCAAGGCCTGCCAGTGGTACGCGAGCCGCGAGGAGATCCGTCCGGCCCTGGAATACGCGCTCAAGGCCGACCAGCAGGAAGTGGCGGCCAGCCTGATGCAGCACTACACCGAAGACCGCCTGTTGCGCGGCCGCGACTTGGCCCTGCTGCTGGAGTGGTGCCGCGAACTGCCGCCAGCGCTACGCAGCAGCACGCCGCGCCTGGCCCTGCTGAATGCCTGGGCCCTGCTGCTCAGCGGTCATCTCGACGAAGGCGAGCTGTACATCGCGGCGCTGGAGCGCTTCCTGCCGCAGCCCAGCGCGAGTCGCCAGCAGGAGCTGATCGCGCAGTGGAAGGCTCTGTCCGGCAAGCTTGCCTTCCATCGTGGCGACGCCGAGCGGGCACGAACGTTGGTGGCCGAGGCCAGCGTCGAGTTACCCGAGCGGGCCTGGAGCCAGCGCCTGCTGTGCCACCTGCTGCAGATCGAACAGGCCCTGATCGATGGCGACTTGGAGCAGGCCCAGGTGCTCAACCGGGCGGCCACCAAGCAGGCCCGTGAGCACGCCAGCCTGGCTTTCGAGAGCCTGATGGCCCTAGAACATGCCAAGTTGCTGGAGATCCGTGGCGAGCTGCTGCGCGCGGAAAGCCTGCTGAGCCGCCTGCACACCGAGCTGAGCCAGGCCTGGGGCGAAGAGCCCAGCCCCATGCGCGGGCGCGGACAGCTGTTGCGCGCCGGCCTGCTGTTGCAACGCGGCAGCTATCAGGAGGCCGAGGCCGTGTTCAAGGCGGGCGTGCAGGAGTGCCAGGTCTGCGCCGACCCGGCGGCGGTCTGGGGCCTGCTCGGCCTGGCCGAGCTGGATGCGTTGCATGGCGACAGCGCCGGCGCCTTCGCCCGTATCGCCGATGTCGAGCGTCTGATGCAGTACGGCCATATCAATGCGCAGCTGTATCAGGGCCTGCTGCTGGCGACCCGAGCGCGCCTGTGGCTGGCCCAGGGCCGCCACGCCCAGGCCGAGAAAGCGCTGCGTGCGTTGCTGGCAGGATTGCCGGCGCTGCCGCCGTTTGGCGCGCCTGAGCTGAACGTGCGCCTGCGCCTGTTACTGGCTCAGGCGCAACTGGCCAGCGGCGAGGTGGGCGAAGCATTGGACAGCCTGACGACCATGCACGCCCAGGCGTTGGCCGAGGGGCGCCGGCCACTGACCTGTGAGATCGGTTTCAGCCTGGCCGAAGGGTTGTATGCCTGGAACAAGCCGGCGCAGGCCAAGCAGGCGCTGCTGGATGCCCTGGCCATGGCCCGGCAGATGGGCCTGGCCAGCGTCGAGCGGGCCTTCAGCCAGCGCAGCCCGGCTCTGATGCGCTGGGCCGGCAAGGCCGGCAGCGCGGGCGAGGAGAGCGAGCCGGCGGCCCTGCTCAGCCGTCGCGAACTGGATGTGTTGCGGCTGATCGCCCAGGGTCTGTCCAACCAGCAGATCGCCGAGAGCCTGTTCATCTCCCTGCACACGGTGAAAACCCACGCCCAGCGCATCAACTTCAAGCTCGGCGTGGAGCGCCGCACCCAGGCCGTGGTGCGGGCCAAGGAGCTGGGCCTGACCGATTGA
- a CDS encoding DUF1329 domain-containing protein gives MKTTKFLLQSGVLALSLLATSVMAKVSPDEAAKLGASLTPIGAEKAGNADGSIPAWTGGLPTNAGAVDAKGFLADPFASEQPLFTITAANAEQYKDKLSAGQLAMFKRYPDTYKIPVYPTHRSAALPDDIYAAIKTSALNTEGLDGGNGLSGFGDSRYYAFPLPKSGVEVAWNHSTRYRGGNVKRYMTRVQPQTNGAFNMVQFTDEISYPGNLPDLDKAKAQNILFYFIQNVTAPSRLAGNVLLVHETIDQVKEPRMAWLYNAGQRRVRRAPQVAYDGPATAADGLATSDNYDMFNGSPDRYTWELVGKKEMYIPYNSYKLDSPNLKYEDILKVGHINQDLTRYELHRVWEVVAKLKDGERHIYATRHMYFDEDTWQAALIDHYDGRGQLWRVAEAHAQQYYHKQVPGYTAEALYDVIAGRYSVLGLKNEEKQSYEFGAKTTASAYTPAALRQAGVR, from the coding sequence ATGAAAACAACAAAATTCCTGCTGCAATCCGGTGTCCTGGCTCTGTCCCTGCTGGCTACCAGCGTGATGGCCAAGGTCAGCCCGGACGAAGCGGCCAAGTTGGGCGCCAGCCTGACCCCGATCGGCGCCGAGAAGGCCGGCAATGCCGACGGCAGCATCCCCGCGTGGACCGGCGGCCTACCGACCAACGCCGGTGCAGTGGACGCCAAGGGTTTCCTCGCCGACCCGTTCGCCAGCGAGCAGCCGCTGTTCACCATCACCGCGGCCAATGCCGAGCAGTACAAGGACAAACTGTCCGCCGGCCAGCTGGCGATGTTCAAGCGCTACCCAGACACCTACAAGATCCCGGTGTACCCGACCCACCGCAGCGCGGCGCTGCCGGACGATATCTACGCGGCGATCAAGACCAGTGCCCTCAATACCGAAGGTCTCGACGGTGGCAATGGCCTGTCCGGTTTCGGCGACAGCCGCTACTACGCCTTCCCGCTGCCCAAGAGCGGCGTCGAGGTAGCGTGGAACCACAGCACCCGTTACCGCGGCGGCAACGTCAAGCGTTACATGACCCGCGTGCAGCCGCAGACCAACGGCGCCTTCAACATGGTGCAGTTCACCGACGAGATCTCCTATCCGGGCAACCTGCCGGATCTGGATAAGGCCAAGGCGCAGAACATCCTGTTCTACTTCATCCAGAACGTGACGGCTCCGTCGCGCCTGGCCGGTAACGTGCTGCTAGTCCACGAGACCATCGACCAGGTCAAGGAACCGCGCATGGCCTGGCTCTACAACGCCGGCCAGCGCCGCGTGCGCCGCGCCCCGCAGGTGGCCTATGACGGCCCGGCCACCGCCGCCGACGGCCTGGCCACCTCGGACAACTACGACATGTTCAACGGTTCCCCGGATCGCTACACCTGGGAGCTGGTCGGCAAGAAGGAGATGTACATCCCCTACAACAGCTACAAGCTGGACTCGCCGAACCTGAAGTACGAGGACATCCTCAAGGTTGGCCATATCAACCAGGATCTGACCCGCTACGAGCTGCACCGCGTGTGGGAAGTGGTGGCCAAGCTGAAGGACGGCGAACGGCATATCTACGCCACCCGCCACATGTACTTCGACGAGGACACCTGGCAAGCCGCCCTGATCGATCACTACGACGGTCGCGGTCAGCTGTGGCGCGTCGCCGAGGCGCATGCCCAGCAGTACTACCACAAGCAGGTGCCCGGCTATACCGCCGAAGCGCTGTATGACGTGATCGCCGGTCGTTACTCGGTGCTCGGTCTGAAGAACGAGGAGAAGCAGTCCTACGAGTTCGGCGCCAAGACCACCGCCTCTGCCTACACTCCGGCGGCCCTGCGTCAGGCTGGCGTGCGCTGA
- a CDS encoding YqaA family protein → MLELSAYFGLFFAAFAAATLLPAQSEALLVALLLSEQYPAWLLLAVASSGNVLGSLLNWWLGRCVERFRQRRWFPVSASQLEKAQQAYQRYGRWSLLLSWVPIIGDPLTVVAGVMREPWWRFLLIVTLAKVGRYLVLLLATQGWLG, encoded by the coding sequence GTGCTGGAACTGTCTGCTTACTTCGGTCTGTTTTTTGCGGCATTCGCCGCGGCCACGCTGTTGCCGGCGCAGTCGGAGGCGTTGTTGGTCGCGTTGCTGCTCAGTGAGCAGTACCCGGCCTGGTTGCTGCTGGCGGTGGCGAGCAGCGGCAATGTGCTGGGTTCGCTGTTGAACTGGTGGCTGGGCCGCTGCGTCGAACGTTTTCGCCAGCGGCGCTGGTTCCCGGTCAGTGCCAGTCAGCTGGAGAAAGCCCAGCAGGCTTACCAGCGCTATGGCCGCTGGTCGCTACTGCTGAGCTGGGTGCCGATCATCGGCGATCCGCTCACCGTGGTCGCGGGTGTCATGCGTGAGCCCTGGTGGCGTTTTCTGCTGATCGTCACGCTGGCCAAGGTCGGCCGTTATCTGGTTTTGCTGCTGGCCACCCAGGGCTGGCTGGGCTGA
- a CDS encoding DUF1302 domain-containing protein, whose protein sequence is MTIKTTIIRFQPHALAAAIALSCAVPAQAVTFNIGEIEGQLDSSLSVGASWSARGADPDLIGVNNGGQGLSQTTDDGRLNFKKGETFSKIFKGIHDLELKYGDTGVFVRGKYWYDFELKDESRLFKDIDDSNRKEGAQASGAEILDAFVYHNYSIGDQPGSVRLGKQVVSWGESTFIQNSINAINPVDVSAFRRPGAEVKEGLIPVNMFYVSQSLTDNLSMEAFYQLEWDQTVVDNCGTFFSQVDVAADGCDDNLRLLTNNRARLAALGGILAANGIDPLDSNVEGNLVRRSDDKDARDDGQWGLAFRYFYEPLDTEFGAYAMNYHSRAPILSGVAPDQATYDAAGQILGSPGLNAVGLAGPAAALAIAGNSSYFMEYPEDIRLYGLSFSTTLPTGTAWSGEVSYRPNAPVALNTTDVLYSAVRPIESSDPAFSNPFADASVLTPGAVQHGYKRKEVTQIQTTFTHFVDQVMGASRLTLVGEVGATFVGGLEHSSEARYGRDPIFGPGELPNGTCEALNNVTVAGAEGNADFSNATKDCNDDGFTTHSSWGYRTRAIWDYPDVFAGVNLRPSVAWSHDVDGYSPGPGANFEEGRKAVSLAVEAEYQNTYTANLSYTDFFGGDYNTSIDRDFVALSFGANF, encoded by the coding sequence ATGACCATAAAAACAACAATCATCCGTTTCCAACCCCATGCCTTGGCCGCCGCCATCGCCTTGAGCTGTGCTGTCCCGGCGCAGGCCGTGACCTTCAACATCGGCGAGATCGAAGGGCAGCTCGATTCCTCTCTCTCCGTAGGTGCCAGCTGGTCCGCGCGCGGTGCCGATCCTGATCTGATCGGTGTCAACAACGGCGGCCAAGGCCTGTCGCAGACCACCGACGATGGTCGCCTGAACTTCAAGAAGGGCGAGACCTTCTCGAAGATCTTCAAGGGTATTCACGACCTCGAGTTGAAGTACGGCGACACCGGTGTGTTCGTTCGCGGCAAGTACTGGTACGACTTCGAACTGAAAGACGAGAGCCGCCTGTTCAAGGATATCGACGACAGCAACCGTAAAGAGGGTGCCCAGGCATCCGGCGCCGAAATCCTCGACGCCTTCGTCTACCACAACTACTCGATTGGCGATCAGCCGGGCTCTGTACGTCTGGGCAAACAGGTGGTGAGCTGGGGTGAAAGTACTTTCATCCAGAACAGTATCAACGCCATCAACCCGGTCGACGTTTCTGCGTTCCGCCGTCCGGGTGCCGAGGTCAAGGAAGGCCTGATCCCGGTCAACATGTTCTACGTCTCGCAGAGCCTGACCGACAACCTGTCGATGGAAGCTTTCTATCAGCTGGAGTGGGATCAGACCGTAGTCGACAACTGCGGCACCTTCTTCTCCCAGGTGGACGTGGCGGCAGATGGTTGCGATGACAATCTGCGTCTGTTGACTAATAACCGGGCACGACTCGCCGCACTTGGTGGCATTCTGGCTGCCAATGGTATCGATCCGTTGGACTCAAACGTTGAGGGCAATCTTGTTCGCCGCAGTGACGATAAAGATGCTCGTGATGATGGTCAGTGGGGGCTTGCATTCCGTTACTTCTACGAGCCTCTGGACACCGAGTTCGGCGCCTACGCCATGAACTACCACAGTCGCGCTCCGATTCTTAGTGGCGTGGCGCCTGATCAAGCAACATACGATGCCGCAGGTCAGATTTTAGGTAGTCCTGGGTTAAATGCTGTGGGATTGGCTGGGCCGGCAGCCGCTCTTGCGATTGCAGGTAACTCTAGTTATTTCATGGAATACCCTGAGGATATTCGCCTTTATGGTTTGAGTTTCTCTACCACTCTGCCTACAGGTACTGCCTGGAGCGGGGAAGTCAGTTATCGCCCCAATGCTCCAGTGGCGCTCAACACTACTGACGTCCTGTACTCAGCAGTTCGCCCGATTGAGAGTTCGGACCCTGCGTTCAGTAACCCCTTCGCGGATGCATCTGTACTTACCCCCGGTGCTGTTCAGCACGGCTACAAGCGTAAAGAAGTGACCCAGATTCAAACCACCTTCACCCACTTCGTGGATCAGGTGATGGGCGCCAGCCGTCTGACTCTGGTGGGCGAAGTTGGGGCGACCTTTGTGGGTGGTCTGGAGCACTCCAGTGAGGCGCGCTATGGCCGTGATCCGATCTTCGGGCCAGGTGAGCTGCCGAATGGCACATGCGAAGCACTGAACAATGTCACCGTTGCTGGTGCCGAAGGCAATGCTGATTTCAGCAACGCCACTAAAGACTGCAACGACGACGGCTTCACTACCCACAGCTCCTGGGGCTATCGCACCCGTGCGATCTGGGATTACCCGGACGTGTTCGCCGGTGTGAACCTGCGCCCGAGCGTGGCCTGGTCGCATGACGTTGACGGTTATTCGCCTGGCCCAGGTGCCAACTTCGAAGAAGGCCGTAAGGCTGTGAGTCTGGCTGTGGAAGCTGAGTACCAGAACACCTACACGGCTAACCTGTCTTACACCGACTTCTTCGGTGGCGACTACAACACTTCGATCGACCGTGACTTCGTAGCACTCAGCTTCGGCGCGAATTTCTAA